The DNA region ACCGTGAGGCGATCCGCGGCCGTCTCCCAGTTCGGGCACCCATCGAAGTACTGCAACGTGATCTGCATGCATCGACCGTAAACGTTGCAGCCCGGTACAAGGTCAAGTGGTGAAATGGGGGTATGCGCATTGGAGACCTCGCCGCCACCACGGGAGTCAGCACCCAGACCCTTCGTTTCTACGAACGCGAAGGGCTACTTTCTGCACCGAGTCGACAAAGCAATGGATACCGGGTCTATGACGATGAGGTCGCTTCCCGCGTCGGATTCATTCGCGCCGCTCAATCTGCCGGATTGACGCTGGCCGACATCGCCGGAGTCCTCACTCTCCGGGAAGACGGGCAGGCGCCCTGCTCGCACGTGCACTCGCTGCTCGATGGCAAACTCAATGAAGTCAGGGTCCGTCAACAAGAACTCGCCCGTCTCGAAACAGAACTCGTCGACATGCTCACCACCAGTTCGGCCGTCGACCCAGCGACGTGCTCGGAGCGCAGCATCTGCAACGTCATCCCGCGGCTGCTACCGTAAACCCGTCGTTGTACGCACCAGCAGGGCATCTCGAAAAGCTACAGCTTTTCGAGACATCGGCCGGATCCCGGCTGTGTGATCGCTGATCCGTGTGATCCTCGGTCAGCGTCTGTCTCAACAATGCGTCTCACCGGAAAGTGTCTCAGCGCGATGACGCGGCGGGGTTTGTGAGGCACAATGGCCGAGTGAGACTTCTTGGATACACCCGCGTGAGCACATCGAGCCAGGATGCGCAGCTGCAGCTCGACGCACTCGTCGCCGCTGGTGTTCAGAAGCGCGACGTGTTCGCCGATGTCACCTCCGGGAGCAAGACCGCGATCGAGCGTCGTGGGATGAAAAAACTCCTCGAGCACGCAGAAGCCGGTGACACCGTCGTCGTCTGGCGCGTGGACCGCCTCGGCCGCTCCCTCATCGACGTGCTGAACACCGTAAACCTGCTGCGCGAGCGGGGCATCCATGTGCGTTCTGTCTCGGATGGGATAGATCCAGCGACATCGACGGGCCGGTTGATGCTGAACATGCTCGCCACGCTCGCGGAGTACGAGCGTGAACTGATTGTCGAGCGGGTAAATGCTGGGATCGCCGCCGCCAGGCAGAGCGGCACTCGCTTCGGTCGTCCACTCTCGGACCCAGCGGTAATCGCCGACAAGCTCGCGATCGCCGCCGACGCCCGAGCGAAAGGTCGCACCGCCGAAGATGCAGCACGGCTCGTCGGGTGGAGTCGCGCCACGCTCTACCGCCACCAGCAAGCCCTCGCCAGCCGCGAGAGCATCACCATCTAGCGATGTGATGAGCGGCGGGGAGCGGTGGCGAATTCTTCGACTACACGTCGAGGACCAGATACCTCTCACCGCTCTCTCCCGAGAAACCGGGATTGGCCTGCGTACGCTCCAACGCTGGCACCAGCTCTACCGAGACCACGGCATCACTGCACTCGACCCTCAACCGAGAGCCGACGCCGGCATTCGTCGCACGGGGGGCGAATTGGTCAGATTCATCGAGCACCTCGCGTTGACCAGGCCGAGGCCAGCGATCGCGACGCTGCACCGCCTTGCGAGTACCGAAGCGGAGCGGCAAGGCCTGGTTGGTGCCCAGCTACGCCACTGTCAGAGATATCGTGCAGTCCCTCGACCCGGCACTGGTAACGCTCGCGTTGGATGGACCCATTGCGTATCGCGATCGATACGAGCTCGTATACCGGCGCCGAGCCGACGGGCCCAACCAGATCTGGCAGGCCGATCACACCGAACTCGACATCCTCATCACCAGTGCCGTAGGCGGCAAATCTGATCGACCCTGGCTCACGATCGTGATCGACGACCACTCACGCGCGATCTGCGGATACACCGTCTTCACCGGTGCACCATCAGCGATGAACACGGCCCTCGCGCTCAGGCAGGCGATCTGGCGCAAGACCGACCCCGCGTGGGCCATGTGTGGAATACCCGACGTGCTCCACGTCGACCACGGCTCCGACTTTACCAGCCATCACCTCGAACGCACCGCCAT from Microbacterium sp. SY138 includes:
- a CDS encoding helix-turn-helix domain-containing protein, which produces MSGGERWRILRLHVEDQIPLTALSRETGIGLRTLQRWHQLYRDHGITALDPQPRADAGIRRTGGELVRFIEHLALTRPRPAIATLHRLASTEAERQGLVGAQLRHCQRYRAVPRPGTGNARVGWTHCVSRSIRARIPAPSRRAQPDLAGRSHRTRHPHHQCRRRQI
- a CDS encoding recombinase family protein, translating into MRLLGYTRVSTSSQDAQLQLDALVAAGVQKRDVFADVTSGSKTAIERRGMKKLLEHAEAGDTVVVWRVDRLGRSLIDVLNTVNLLRERGIHVRSVSDGIDPATSTGRLMLNMLATLAEYERELIVERVNAGIAAARQSGTRFGRPLSDPAVIADKLAIAADARAKGRTAEDAARLVGWSRATLYRHQQALASRESITI
- a CDS encoding heavy metal-responsive transcriptional regulator — its product is MRIGDLAATTGVSTQTLRFYEREGLLSAPSRQSNGYRVYDDEVASRVGFIRAAQSAGLTLADIAGVLTLREDGQAPCSHVHSLLDGKLNEVRVRQQELARLETELVDMLTTSSAVDPATCSERSICNVIPRLLP